The Luteolibacter arcticus genome includes the window CCCGCCGCAAGCGGATCCGTTCGCTGGCATCGCCACTGTCAGCGAGTCGAGCCTCCAGCTTTTCCGCCTGCTTCATGAGTTCGATTTCGGGAGGCGCAAAGCCTTGCCCCTTGAGCATCGCAAAGGCCGAGCGCCAGCCGTCCGGAGCCTGGAAGTAGGCTTCCAGATCGAGCGCGGTGCCCGCCGGCGGCGGGGCCAGTTCGCCCGATGCGATGGCCTCATCGATGCGCGCTTCGCCGAGCTTGGAAAGGGCGGACATGCGGACCGAGCCTAGCGATGCCCGGCGCATTTCCAAGCCGCCGTTGCTTTCGTGGGCGCGGTGGTGTTTCAAGGCCGGGTGCGCCTGCTGAAGTTCAAGCTGACCCTCGCCTACGACGGCGCTGCCTGGCAGGGCTGGCAGTCGCAGCGGTCGGGGCGGGGCGTGCAGGACCAAGTGGAAGCGGCGCTCGCCCGGTTGTTCCCCGCAGCGCCGCAGGTGGAAAGCTCCAGCCGCACCGATGCCGGTGTCCACGCTCGCGGCATGGTGGCTCATTTTGAAATCCCGGCGGAACAGTTCCGCATGCCAGCTCGGCATCTGGTGCTGGCGATCAATGCGGTGCTGCCCGAGGATATCCGGGTCATGTCGGCGGTCCGGGTGCCGGCATCGTTCCATGCCCGCTTCGATGCGGTCGGAAAGCAATATCGCTACCGTATCTGGAACGATCCGGTGATGAACCCGCTGTTGCGGACGCAGGCCTGGCATGTCCCCCGCCCGCTCGATTTGGCGGCGATGCGGGAAGCCGCCGCCCACTTCCCCGGCCGCCAGGACTTCCGTGCCTTCACCGCCAACCGCGGCGACGTGCTGGAGGACGCAGTCCGCACGTTGAACCGTTGCGACATCTTCCGCCACGGCCGCGAAGTGACGGTGGTGATCGAAGGCGGAGGATTCCTCTACAAGATGTGTCGCGGCATCGTCGGGACCTTGGTGCAAGTGGGATACGGGCGCTTTCCGGCCGACGAAGTGAGGTCGATGCTTGAAGGAAAGGACCGTCGGTTTGCCGGCATGAATGCCCCGGCGCATGGTCTCGTGCTGTGGAAAGTGTTCTACTCTCCAAGGTAGGAATCGCATCTTCCGGAAGGGGGAAAATCGGACATCCCTCCGATGCGAAAGAAGACATGCCATTAGCCACCATCAGGTTGTCACTTTCCAGCGTGAAAAACCCTAAAAACCGCTGGCCACGGGAATAAAATCCAGCCCGATGCTTCATGATGAAGCTTGATTTCATGAAAATACATTCATGCATGATAGACCCATGAAAGAACCTATCTTTTTGGATTGTTCATTCATGTCCGTTAGATTAATCGACCCTCCGGTGTTGACCTCCCCATGTCTCAAGACAGCTTCCAATCCCTGGTGAATCGGCTCGAGTCCGCATGGAGCGGCCGGCCGGAGGGATTGTTGAGGCAGACCGTGGCTTGGGTGACTCTCGGCTATCTGGCGCTGGCGTTCTCCGTGCTCGCCGGATTCGTGCTTTTGGTCACGGGCGTGGTGATCGCGGTGCTCTATCAGAGCCTGGCGGTGACCCTGCTTGCGGGGTTGATCTCGCTGGCCGGATTGGCGCTGGCGGTCTTCGTGCTCGGCTGCCTGTGGGTTCGCTTCGAGCCGCCGGAAGGACTGGTGCTGGAGGAGAGGGACCACCCCGAACTCCACCGGCTGCTGTGCGAACTCGGCGACCTCGCTGGCGGCGTGCGGTTTCACCGCGTGATGCTGGATGCAGAGATGAATGCTTCCGTGGTGCAGAACCCGCGCTTGGGAGTCTTCGGATGGTATCGTGCCCATCTGGTGATCGGCTTGCCATTGATGGAGGCACTCTCGCTGGACGAGTTGAAGGCAGTGCTGGCCCACGAGATCGGCCATCTCACCCGCGCCGACGGGAAGACCTGCGCATGGCTGCACCGGACCCGCGAAACCTGGGAGCGGGTGGTCGACCGGTTTTCGCGAAACGGCTTCTGTCCCGTCATCGGGGATTTCTTCCAGTGGTTCTGGCCACGCTTCAATTCGCGAGCCCTGGTACTATCGCGGTTCAGCGAACTGGCGGCCGACCAGTTCGCCGCGCAGGCCGTCTCGCCGCAAGCGTTGGCCTCGGGATTGAGGCGCCTGGCGATCCTGGGGAAGCGGGTGGAATACGAATTCTGGGAGCCGCTCGATCGTGCGGTGGACGAAGGCATCGACTTGCCGGCAGACGTGATGGACCGGCTTTCCGAGGCAGTACGGCGACCGGTGGATCCCGACCAAGCGGCCGCTTGGCTGGCCGAAGCCATGGCCGTCCGCACGGGATCGACCGACAGCCACCCCGGACTTGCCCCGCGGCTGGCAGCCCTGGTATTGCCCGCGGTCCCGGACGATGAACTGCCGCTGGATCTCCCCGGAGACATGTCGTCCGCCGATCATCTTCTCACGCCGCCCTTTCTCGAGCACGCGCGCCGACACTTCAGCCGGATGTGGCTGGAGGAGGTGCGGGAATGCCGGGCACGGCAGGCTCGCCTGCAAGATTTGGAGCACGCGGCCGGCATCCGCAAGGCGTGGGACCGCATCGCGGCGCTGGTTCGCTTGGACGGGCTGGAAAAGGTCCAGCCGGAGGTGATGGCCCTGCTTGAGCGTCAACCGGCCCATTCGGGTGCCCTCTACCTGCGGGGCAGCCATCTTGCGGAGAAATGCGACCCGCAGGCCTGCGAATTCCTCGAGCGGGCCACCTCCGATCCAACGATCGCAAGCCGGGCCTTCGAGACCTTGGAACGGCTCCACACCAGCCATGGCCGGGAAAAGGAGGCGGCTCTCATCAAGGAACGGGCGCTCCAGCACGATCTCGAACTGCGCGCCGCCCTAGTCGAACGAAGCCGGATCAGCAACGGCGACTCCTTTTTCCCTCACGACCTGTGTGACACCGACCTCCACGCTCTTCGTGAACTTCTGAACGACGAACCGTCCGTGGCGCGAGCATGGCTGGCCGCCAAAGAAGTCCGCCATTTCCCCCGCTGGCCGCTGGTGGTCATCGGGCTCGAACTCAGCTACAGCCTCTCCGCCAATGCCCGGCGCGCCTTGGACACCCAGCTCATGCACCTCTGGAGTGGTGAAGCCTACGTAATGGTATTCCTGGCGGACGAAGGCATGAAACCGGTGCTTCGCACGCTGCGCCGGACCATTCCGGACGCCGAAGTCTACCGGCGGAAATGAGGCACGAAAAAAGTTTCAGCATTTTTGAACGTTCATCGAACCCAAGGGTCTGAATCCATGAAGACCGCGCTCTGCGTAGTTTTCATGTAAGGGTGAACAGCATATTGTCAGACGAACGGCCTCCGGCCCGACGAAAGACGATTTTAGCCGCCGGGGGTGGGACCCCGGCGGCAATTTTTTTGCCCGGATGGGAGGGAGTGCTGGCCTCGGGAAAATAGGACCTATGAGACCTATACGTCCTATGCTCTTCACCTTCGCCGAGCGAGCGACCCCATGGCCGCCGCCACGGCACCCGGCAGATTGACGCCACCGTTGCCTCCGAGCCGCAGGTCGATGTCCTCCAGCCGCTGGATCAGGTCGCGGACTTCCTTGCGCGACGCCGGGCCACCGGCGGCCTCGCAAAAATGCGTGCGGCAGCCAAAGGGCCGCCCATCGTAGATCTGACAGCGGTTATTCTTGAGAAACGGGCAGGCTCCATCGGGTGCTTCCGGCACCTCGGTGCGCCCCGCCGCACGCCACGCCATCGCCGCGACCACGGCCTCGCCCTTCGTGAGAAAGGGCGTCCGGCCGGTAGCCCGAAAGCGGCAGCAATCGCCGCGACCGGTGCAGGCGCGTTCGAGCGGACGCTGCTCCCATTCGCGATAGATCGCCCGGACCTCGGTGGCGATGGCGCGTAGATCCGGGGTCACGGCAGGTCCAGCTTGCGGATCCGGATGCCGCGGAACTCGACCCGGCCCTCATTGAATTGCAGCCCGATGTGCCCGCCCGCCAGCGGCCTGCGGTCCTTGTAGTCAACGACCTGCTTGCCCTCCAGCCAGACTTCCACGCGGCCGCTTTCCACCTTCACGCGGAATTTCCGCCACTCCGGTGCCTCGCCGCCATCGTGGCGGGCCCGGCCCACCAGGCTGCCGGTCGGGTAAGGATTCGAGGCCGGGGCGATGTTCAGCTCGTAGCATTGGTCCGCCGGATCGGTCACGGTCTTCGGCGTCGAGAGAAAGACGCCGCTGTTAGTGCCGTCGGGCGCGCGAAACTCCACTTCCAGTTCATAGTCACGGTAGGTGCCGCGGGTGGTGAGCAGCCCCCGGTCTCCCTTGGTGGCGACGATGGCCCCGTCCTTCACCTGCCAGTCGACCTTGGTCTGCGGATCCCAGCCGTCGAGATCGCGCCCGTTGAAAAGCTCCTGCCACTCGGCCCCGCAGGCCACGCCCAAGAGCAGCAGACAGGCGGCGAGCGCTTGCACGATGGTTTTCATGTTTCCAGATTGCGTCAGGGTGGCGCCTGCGGGCAAGCGCCCGCTTGCCCAACAAAACCAAGCAGACATTTCCGGAGGAAAAGGCAGATTTCCGCCGCTTACCGGCTACTACTTCCCGCCACTCCACCCGCCATGAAAGCCAGAGTTCTCGCCATTGCCGCCGCCCTCGTCTCGTCGCTGACCGCGGCCCCGATCTTCAAGGAGCCGCTCAAAGAGGAACGCATCGTCCTGCTCGGCAATGGCTTGGGCGAGCGCATGCAGTATTACGGCGGCTTCGAGAGCCAACTGCACCTGCGCTTCCCGGATCACCATCTGATCGTCCGCAACCTGTGCTATCCCGGCGACACCCCCGCCTACCGCCCGCGCGCCGGCCGCAAGACGCCATGGGCATTTCCCGGTGGCGAAAAGCTCCGGCCTGAACTCAACCAGCACAAGGGCGAGGGCCACTACCCCTCCGAAGACGAATGGCTGACGATCTGCAAGGCGGACACCATCCTCGCGTTCTTCGGCTTCAACGAATCCTTCGACGGCCCGGACGGCGTGGAGAAATACCGCAAGGAGCTGACCGCGTTCGTCAATCACACCCTCTCGCAGAAGTACAACGGCACCGCCGCGCCGAAGCTCGTGCTCGTCTCGCCGATCGCCTTCGAGAACCTGACGCGCTTCTTCGATCTCCCCGACGGCACCAAGGAGAACGCCAACCTCGAGCGCTACACCAAGGTGATGGAGCAGGTCGCCAAGGAGCAGCAAGTCGGCTTCATCGATCTCTTCACGCCCACCAAGCAGGCGTTCGCCGAGGCGAAGCAACCACTCACGATCAATGGTTTTTCGCTGAATGAAGCCGGCGACGTTCAAGTGGGCAACCTGATCGCCAACGACCTCTACGAAGCGCAGGAAATCGTGATCGAGGGCAACCCCGGCGATGTCGTGCGGATGGTGAACCAGAAGTCGTGGTTCTGGCAGAACGACCACCGCATGCTCAACGGCGTCCATGCCTACGGCCGTCGCTTCAAGCCCTACGGCGATTTCAACTACCCGCAGGAGATCGAAAAGATCCGCCAGATGACCGCGAACCGCGATCGCGCGATCTGGAGCGCGGTGAAGGGACAAACCACCGACCTCAAGGCCGAGGACGCCAAGACCCGCCCGCTGGATGAAGTGAAGACCAACTTCAACCAGCCGATCCAGTACCTCCGGGAGAAGAAGGCGCTGGAGTCCTTCAAGATGATGGACGGCTTCGAGATCGGCGTGTTCGCGACCGAGGAGGATTTCCCGGATCTCGCGAATCCGATGCAGATGACCTTCGACAACAAGGGCCGCCTGTGGATCTGCACCATGCCGAGCTATCCGCACTACCGGCCGGGCGATGAGATGCCGAACGACAAGATCCTCATCCTCGAGGACACCGACGGCGACAACCGCGCCGACAAGCAGACCGTGTTTGCCGATGGCCTTCATCTGCCCATCGGCATCGAACTCGCGCCGGAAGGCGTCTATGTTTCCCAAGAGCCGAACCTGATCCTGCTGCGCGACACTAACGGCGACGACAAGGCGGACACGCGCGAGTACCTGCTGCACGGCTTCGACCCGCACGACACGCACCACGCGATCCACGCCTTCTGCTCGGACTCCGCCGGCGCGATCTACATGGGAGAAGGCGTCTTCCTCCATTCGCAGGTGGAAACACCTTACGGCCCGCAGCGCTGCACCGGCGGCGGCATCTGGCGCTTCGATCCAAAGAGCTGGCGGCTCGACCGCTACGTGCAGACCTATTTCAACAACCCATGGGGCATCGCCTTCGATGACTGGCAGCAGTGCTTCATCGCAGATGCCTCGGGCGGCGAGAACTTCTGGGCGCTGCCGATTTCGATCAAAGCGCCGTTCAGCT containing:
- a CDS encoding YkgJ family cysteine cluster protein; translated protein: MTPDLRAIATEVRAIYREWEQRPLERACTGRGDCCRFRATGRTPFLTKGEAVVAAMAWRAAGRTEVPEAPDGACPFLKNNRCQIYDGRPFGCRTHFCEAAGGPASRKEVRDLIQRLEDIDLRLGGNGGVNLPGAVAAAMGSLARRR
- a CDS encoding M48 family metallopeptidase, which translates into the protein MSQDSFQSLVNRLESAWSGRPEGLLRQTVAWVTLGYLALAFSVLAGFVLLVTGVVIAVLYQSLAVTLLAGLISLAGLALAVFVLGCLWVRFEPPEGLVLEERDHPELHRLLCELGDLAGGVRFHRVMLDAEMNASVVQNPRLGVFGWYRAHLVIGLPLMEALSLDELKAVLAHEIGHLTRADGKTCAWLHRTRETWERVVDRFSRNGFCPVIGDFFQWFWPRFNSRALVLSRFSELAADQFAAQAVSPQALASGLRRLAILGKRVEYEFWEPLDRAVDEGIDLPADVMDRLSEAVRRPVDPDQAAAWLAEAMAVRTGSTDSHPGLAPRLAALVLPAVPDDELPLDLPGDMSSADHLLTPPFLEHARRHFSRMWLEEVRECRARQARLQDLEHAAGIRKAWDRIAALVRLDGLEKVQPEVMALLERQPAHSGALYLRGSHLAEKCDPQACEFLERATSDPTIASRAFETLERLHTSHGREKEAALIKERALQHDLELRAALVERSRISNGDSFFPHDLCDTDLHALRELLNDEPSVARAWLAAKEVRHFPRWPLVVIGLELSYSLSANARRALDTQLMHLWSGEAYVMVFLADEGMKPVLRTLRRTIPDAEVYRRK
- the truA gene encoding tRNA pseudouridine(38-40) synthase TruA, translated to MVFQGRVRLLKFKLTLAYDGAAWQGWQSQRSGRGVQDQVEAALARLFPAAPQVESSSRTDAGVHARGMVAHFEIPAEQFRMPARHLVLAINAVLPEDIRVMSAVRVPASFHARFDAVGKQYRYRIWNDPVMNPLLRTQAWHVPRPLDLAAMREAAAHFPGRQDFRAFTANRGDVLEDAVRTLNRCDIFRHGREVTVVIEGGGFLYKMCRGIVGTLVQVGYGRFPADEVRSMLEGKDRRFAGMNAPAHGLVLWKVFYSPR
- a CDS encoding 3-keto-disaccharide hydrolase; this translates as MKTIVQALAACLLLLGVACGAEWQELFNGRDLDGWDPQTKVDWQVKDGAIVATKGDRGLLTTRGTYRDYELEVEFRAPDGTNSGVFLSTPKTVTDPADQCYELNIAPASNPYPTGSLVGRARHDGGEAPEWRKFRVKVESGRVEVWLEGKQVVDYKDRRPLAGGHIGLQFNEGRVEFRGIRIRKLDLP
- a CDS encoding DUF1992 domain-containing protein, producing MKHHRAHESNGGLEMRRASLGSVRMSALSKLGEARIDEAIASGELAPPPAGTALDLEAYFQAPDGWRSAFAMLKGQGFAPPEIELMKQAEKLEARLADSGDASERIRLRREIDELRVRFRMAIERMRRE
- a CDS encoding PVC-type heme-binding CxxCH protein gives rise to the protein MKARVLAIAAALVSSLTAAPIFKEPLKEERIVLLGNGLGERMQYYGGFESQLHLRFPDHHLIVRNLCYPGDTPAYRPRAGRKTPWAFPGGEKLRPELNQHKGEGHYPSEDEWLTICKADTILAFFGFNESFDGPDGVEKYRKELTAFVNHTLSQKYNGTAAPKLVLVSPIAFENLTRFFDLPDGTKENANLERYTKVMEQVAKEQQVGFIDLFTPTKQAFAEAKQPLTINGFSLNEAGDVQVGNLIANDLYEAQEIVIEGNPGDVVRMVNQKSWFWQNDHRMLNGVHAYGRRFKPYGDFNYPQEIEKIRQMTANRDRAIWSAVKGQTTDLKAEDAKTRPLDEVKTNFNQPIQYLREKKALESFKMMDGFEIGVFATEEDFPDLANPMQMTFDNKGRLWICTMPSYPHYRPGDEMPNDKILILEDTDGDNRADKQTVFADGLHLPIGIELAPEGVYVSQEPNLILLRDTNGDDKADTREYLLHGFDPHDTHHAIHAFCSDSAGAIYMGEGVFLHSQVETPYGPQRCTGGGIWRFDPKSWRLDRYVQTYFNNPWGIAFDDWQQCFIADASGGENFWALPISIKAPFSYETKKIGEFAPKRARPTAGAEFISSRHFPDELQGGFMTNNSIGFLGTSIHQVWEDKGGFSGKHIGDLVTSSDPNFRPVDLEFAPDGSLYIVDWHNALIGHMQHSARDPKRDHEHGRVYRITHKSRPLVKPAMITGASVASLFGMLKEPEYRTRYRARRELRGHPADTVVAAAKAWIGTLDKADPRYEHHLCEALWATWAQNRVDRDLLGLCLSAKAHQARAAAVEVVRHAWRKIPDHADILLKAAGDPEPIVRLEALAAASWLDNPDGARIALEVLKQPIDKWMPEAVKTAFLTLADDIEMLKKEGKLDLSGNPRAADLLAGKLKPEAEESTPPPAEPKLPTADLELWRIGKEVFSREAHCATCHQADGKGQEKIYPPLTGSEWVTGNEERLIKLTLKGLYGPITVNGTKFDPTTGVPPMMGFGPLLNDKELAGVLTYVRNSFGNQAPAVKPETVARIREATKDKIDFYTPEELLKQHP